A genomic segment from Pseudoxanthomonas sp. CF385 encodes:
- a CDS encoding D-alanyl-D-alanine carboxypeptidase family protein, with protein MKFRFALAALATTAMGLAIAQTPAPTPAPAAAAPAAPVEIPPPPKPTATAWVLVDYITGQVLAGENYNERVEPASITKVMTSYVLAAEQKNGKIKPDDQVMMSERAWREGGAGTDGSYSGFAVNKTAPLLDMEKGMAVQSGNDAAIALAEHAAGSQEAFASLMNNYAAQIGMKGSHFVNAHGLSAPEHYSTAYDLALLGRSFIRDYPEQYAFNKIKEFTVGTITQPNRNLLLWRDASVDGIKTGHHSAAGYCLMSSAKRGDQRLVAVVMGSTSEKQRADDSLALLNWGFRFYETHRLYEPGKVIASQRVWKGQTKEVQLGVAQPMLVSVPRGRYGDLKPTMDVPKTLVAPITQGQAIGTVKVTLDGKVVAQSPLVAITAIEEAGFFKRLWDAFWMWWESE; from the coding sequence ATGAAGTTCCGTTTCGCCCTCGCCGCGCTCGCGACCACCGCCATGGGCCTGGCCATCGCCCAGACGCCCGCGCCGACCCCGGCGCCTGCCGCTGCCGCGCCCGCCGCGCCTGTCGAGATCCCGCCGCCGCCCAAGCCCACCGCCACCGCGTGGGTGCTCGTGGACTACATCACCGGCCAGGTGCTGGCGGGCGAGAACTACAACGAACGCGTCGAGCCGGCCAGCATCACCAAGGTGATGACGTCGTACGTGCTGGCGGCCGAGCAGAAGAACGGCAAGATCAAGCCCGACGATCAGGTGATGATGAGCGAGCGCGCCTGGCGCGAGGGCGGTGCAGGCACCGACGGCAGCTACAGCGGCTTCGCCGTCAACAAGACCGCGCCGCTGCTGGACATGGAAAAGGGCATGGCCGTGCAGTCGGGCAACGACGCCGCCATCGCGCTGGCCGAACACGCGGCCGGCAGCCAGGAAGCCTTCGCGTCGCTGATGAACAACTACGCCGCGCAGATCGGCATGAAGGGTTCGCACTTCGTCAACGCGCACGGCCTGTCGGCGCCGGAGCACTACTCGACCGCGTACGACCTGGCGCTGTTGGGACGCTCCTTCATCCGCGATTACCCCGAGCAGTACGCGTTCAACAAGATCAAGGAATTCACGGTCGGCACGATCACCCAGCCGAACCGCAACCTGCTGCTGTGGCGCGACGCCAGCGTGGACGGCATCAAGACCGGTCACCACTCGGCTGCCGGCTACTGCCTGATGAGCTCGGCCAAGCGTGGCGACCAGCGGCTGGTCGCCGTGGTCATGGGCTCCACCTCCGAAAAGCAGCGCGCCGATGACAGCCTGGCGCTGCTCAACTGGGGTTTCCGCTTCTACGAAACGCACCGCCTGTACGAACCGGGCAAGGTCATCGCCAGCCAGCGCGTCTGGAAGGGCCAGACCAAGGAAGTACAACTGGGCGTCGCCCAGCCGATGCTGGTCAGCGTGCCGCGTGGCCGCTATGGCGATTTGAAGCCGACGATGGACGTGCCCAAGACGCTGGTCGCGCCGATCACGCAGGGCCAGGCCATCGGCACCGTGAAGGTCACGCTGGACGGCAAGGTCGTCGCGCAGTCGCCGCTGGTGGCGATCACGGCGATCGAAGAGGCCGGCTTCTTCAAGCGCCTGTGGGATGCGTTCTGGATGTGGTGGGAGTCGGAGTGA
- a CDS encoding CsgG/HfaB family protein: MLMAAAAAPAFAQRQSAQDQRKQQTAEIPTCSKPLGTISVIEPEDGVNWWSGQQLPAPSKLIKVFVNKSRCFTLVDRGAGMGAAMAERDLAASGELRNRSNLGKGQIRAADYVLVPDLISQNSNAGGNAISGLLGGLVGGNVGRVVGGLDFKKKTADVVLTVTDVRSSEQVAMAEGSAKKTDIGWGAGGSLFTGSHWGGGGASGYANTEIGQVITLAYLQAYTNLVSELGGLSGNASASNAQQAVEMTKPGRLFANAKGTGKAVRDLDPGMMLYPTGNKEGVMWEVEDELGNKGWVSSSLVQLAR; this comes from the coding sequence ATGCTGATGGCGGCCGCCGCGGCGCCCGCCTTCGCGCAGCGCCAGAGCGCACAGGACCAGCGCAAGCAGCAGACGGCCGAGATCCCGACCTGCTCCAAGCCGCTGGGCACGATCTCGGTGATCGAGCCGGAGGACGGCGTGAACTGGTGGAGCGGCCAGCAGCTGCCGGCGCCGTCGAAGCTGATCAAGGTGTTCGTCAACAAGTCGCGCTGCTTCACCCTCGTCGATCGCGGCGCGGGCATGGGCGCGGCGATGGCCGAGCGCGACCTGGCGGCCAGCGGCGAGCTGCGCAACCGCTCCAATCTCGGCAAGGGCCAGATCCGCGCGGCGGACTACGTGCTGGTGCCCGACCTGATCTCGCAGAACAGCAACGCCGGCGGCAACGCCATCAGCGGCCTGCTGGGCGGGCTGGTGGGCGGCAACGTCGGTCGCGTGGTCGGCGGGCTGGACTTCAAGAAGAAGACCGCCGACGTCGTCCTGACCGTCACCGACGTGCGCTCGTCCGAGCAGGTCGCGATGGCCGAGGGCAGCGCCAAGAAGACCGACATCGGCTGGGGTGCGGGCGGCAGCCTGTTCACCGGCAGCCACTGGGGCGGCGGCGGCGCCAGCGGCTACGCCAACACCGAGATCGGCCAGGTGATCACGCTGGCCTACCTGCAGGCCTACACCAACCTGGTCAGCGAGCTGGGCGGCCTGTCCGGCAACGCGTCGGCGTCCAACGCCCAGCAGGCGGTGGAAATGACCAAGCCCGGCCGCCTGTTCGCCAATGCCAAGGGCACCGGCAAGGCGGTACGCGACCTGGACCCCGGCATGATGCTGTACCCCACCGGCAACAAGGAGGGCGTCATGTGGGAAGTCGAGGACGAACTCGGCAACAAGGGTTGGGTCTCGTCCAGCCTGGTGCAGCTGGCGCGCTGA
- a CDS encoding DUF493 family protein, whose amino-acid sequence MEIKSDNPEHGFQFPGTFELSAMGTAGTGLETELPRLLESAGVDVLHEDISWKHSSNGKYVSVRIRFRADDRAQYDAAHNALRDHPEVKWTL is encoded by the coding sequence ATGGAAATCAAATCCGACAACCCCGAACACGGCTTCCAGTTCCCCGGCACCTTCGAGCTCAGCGCGATGGGCACCGCCGGCACCGGCCTGGAGACCGAACTGCCGCGCCTGCTGGAATCGGCCGGCGTGGACGTCCTGCACGAAGACATTTCGTGGAAGCACTCGAGCAACGGCAAGTACGTCTCGGTGCGCATCCGCTTCCGTGCCGATGACCGCGCGCAGTACGACGCCGCCCACAACGCGCTGCGCGATCATCCGGAAGTGAAGTGGACGCTGTGA
- the lipB gene encoding lipoyl(octanoyl) transferase LipB, whose protein sequence is MDAVSAPCIVRELGRQPYEPVWRAMQRFTDARTDATVDELWLVEHDPVFTLGQAGKDEHVLAPGDIPVVHVDRGGQVTYHGPGQIVAYPLFDLKRLKVGVREYVCKIEQAMIDTLAEWNIDAVRKDGAPGVYVAGAKIGALGIRVRRGCTFHGLAFNIAMDLEPFHRINPCGYQGLQVVSLADLGGPGGMDQVKPVLLKHMAEQFGLSLQHEAALPDLSQAA, encoded by the coding sequence GTGGACGCTGTGAGCGCGCCCTGCATCGTCCGCGAGCTGGGTCGCCAGCCGTACGAACCGGTGTGGCGCGCCATGCAGCGCTTCACCGACGCGCGTACCGACGCCACCGTCGACGAGCTGTGGCTGGTCGAACACGATCCGGTGTTCACGTTGGGCCAGGCCGGCAAGGACGAGCACGTGCTGGCGCCGGGCGACATCCCGGTGGTGCACGTCGACCGCGGCGGCCAGGTGACCTACCACGGCCCCGGCCAGATCGTGGCGTACCCGCTGTTCGACCTGAAACGCCTGAAAGTGGGCGTGCGCGAGTACGTCTGCAAGATCGAGCAGGCGATGATCGACACGCTGGCCGAATGGAACATCGACGCCGTGCGCAAGGACGGTGCGCCCGGCGTCTACGTCGCCGGCGCGAAGATCGGCGCGCTGGGCATCCGCGTGCGCCGCGGCTGCACCTTCCATGGCCTGGCCTTCAACATCGCGATGGACCTGGAGCCGTTCCACCGCATCAATCCCTGCGGCTACCAGGGCCTGCAGGTCGTCTCGCTGGCCGACCTCGGCGGCCCCGGCGGGATGGACCAGGTGAAGCCGGTGCTGCTGAAGCACATGGCGGAGCAGTTCGGCCTGTCCCTGCAGCACGAGGCCGCGTTGCCGGACCTGTCGCAGGCGGCATAA
- the glnE gene encoding bifunctional [glutamate--ammonia ligase]-adenylyl-L-tyrosine phosphorylase/[glutamate--ammonia-ligase] adenylyltransferase, whose translation MNDATLFPDAERDALTERGLARLRAASTSSDALLADPGNVERVSRVIATSDFALETLRRQPDLLATLFRDDGAAPWPVPALVADNTAQWPELLRRYRTAESTRLVWRDVHGLDTVDDTLAGTTRLAEVCLQTALEALEAEFAQRHGVVRAPDGSVQRLVVFGLGKLGGGELNFSSDIDLVYAYPQGGESDGARALAAEDYFMRLGQRLAKLLDELTADGFCHRVDLRLRPFGNAGRVALSFTGMDQYFQREGRDWERYAWLKARAVAGDIEAGEQWLESLRPFVYRRYLDYTALDGLREMKAAIAAEVARRELADDIKRGPGGIREIEFLVQALQLIRGGREAALRERRLRVALPALVATRQVSPEEGEMLAQAYRFLRRLENRLQMLRDAQTHALPDDALDRHRIARGLDYPDWDALRAALDEQRARVSAEFAELLAPRQRDAEPGALAVYWRALPEGGDASPLAASGFTDPGSADHALREFAQSGGVRALSDAARARLDRVVPSLLDACVRSRQPDAALRRVLPLLQAILRRASYLALLDEQPSALARLVDVLARSALLAERLAQYPLLLDELLDTRVAGPMPDRAELRAECEAALLEDDPEACLRVLNERRLALSFRVALAALDGRQAARDSVRQLAWLADEVVRVVLQVATRDVVAAHGTVPDGRFAIVGYGSLGGEELGFGSDLDLVFLFDAPAGAESNGTRALEAGRWYARLAQKIVALLGAVTAAGRLYDVDVRLRPDGAKGLLVSSLASFTEYQRDRAWTWEHQALVRARAMAGDLSLRDAFEAIHSTTLAATRDAEGLRAEVVKMRARMRAELDRSDAARFDLKQGAGGLVDLEFLLQYLVLRDAGRRPGLQRPRDTPGLLVALAEAGVLSLEQAAALDAVHATFVAEGLACTLDRRPRLLVENAALAAARALVMRTTSAHGLDFDATA comes from the coding sequence ATGAACGATGCGACCCTGTTCCCCGATGCCGAACGCGATGCACTAACCGAACGCGGCCTGGCGCGCTTGCGCGCCGCGTCGACTTCATCGGATGCGCTGCTGGCCGATCCTGGCAATGTCGAACGCGTATCGCGCGTGATCGCCACCAGCGATTTCGCCCTGGAAACATTGCGTCGGCAACCCGACCTGCTGGCGACCCTGTTTCGCGACGACGGCGCCGCACCCTGGCCGGTGCCGGCGCTGGTCGCGGACAACACCGCGCAGTGGCCCGAGTTGCTGCGTCGTTATCGCACCGCCGAATCGACGCGCCTGGTGTGGCGCGATGTGCATGGCCTCGACACCGTCGACGACACGCTGGCTGGCACCACGCGCCTGGCCGAGGTCTGCCTGCAGACCGCGCTCGAGGCGCTGGAGGCCGAGTTCGCGCAACGCCACGGCGTGGTGCGTGCGCCGGACGGCAGTGTCCAGCGGCTGGTGGTGTTCGGCCTGGGCAAGCTGGGCGGTGGCGAACTCAATTTTTCCTCCGACATCGATCTGGTCTACGCGTATCCGCAAGGCGGCGAATCCGACGGTGCGCGTGCGCTCGCGGCCGAGGACTACTTCATGCGGCTGGGCCAGCGCCTGGCGAAGCTGCTGGACGAGCTGACGGCGGATGGCTTCTGCCATCGCGTCGACCTGCGCCTGCGGCCGTTCGGCAACGCTGGGCGCGTGGCGCTCTCGTTCACGGGCATGGACCAGTACTTCCAGCGCGAAGGACGCGACTGGGAACGCTATGCCTGGCTGAAGGCGCGCGCCGTGGCCGGCGACATCGAGGCGGGCGAGCAGTGGCTGGAATCGCTGCGCCCGTTCGTCTACCGGCGCTATCTGGACTACACCGCGCTCGATGGCCTGCGCGAAATGAAGGCGGCCATCGCCGCCGAGGTCGCGCGCCGCGAACTGGCCGACGACATCAAGCGGGGTCCGGGCGGCATCCGCGAGATCGAGTTCCTTGTGCAGGCGCTGCAGCTGATCCGCGGCGGGCGCGAAGCGGCGCTGCGCGAACGGCGTTTGCGGGTGGCGCTGCCGGCGCTGGTGGCGACGCGCCAGGTCTCGCCGGAGGAAGGCGAGATGCTGGCGCAGGCCTACCGCTTCCTGCGGCGTCTGGAGAATCGCCTGCAGATGCTGCGCGATGCGCAGACCCATGCATTGCCGGACGACGCGCTGGACCGCCATCGCATCGCACGCGGACTGGACTATCCGGACTGGGACGCCCTGCGCGCCGCCCTGGACGAACAGCGCGCGCGGGTGTCGGCGGAGTTCGCGGAGTTGCTCGCACCGCGGCAGCGGGATGCGGAACCGGGTGCGCTGGCGGTGTATTGGCGCGCCTTGCCGGAGGGCGGCGATGCGTCACCGCTGGCGGCATCGGGCTTCACGGATCCCGGAAGCGCGGACCACGCATTGCGCGAGTTCGCGCAGTCCGGCGGCGTGCGCGCGCTGTCCGATGCCGCGCGTGCGCGTCTCGATCGTGTCGTGCCGTCGTTGCTCGACGCCTGCGTGCGCTCGCGCCAGCCCGATGCCGCGCTGCGTCGCGTGTTGCCGCTGCTGCAGGCGATCCTGCGGCGCGCCAGCTATCTCGCCCTGCTGGATGAACAACCCAGTGCGCTCGCACGGCTGGTCGACGTACTCGCGCGCAGCGCATTGCTGGCCGAGCGCCTGGCGCAGTACCCGCTGCTGCTGGACGAACTGCTGGATACACGCGTCGCCGGTCCCATGCCCGATCGCGCCGAGCTGCGCGCGGAGTGCGAAGCGGCATTGCTCGAGGACGACCCCGAGGCCTGCCTGCGCGTGTTGAACGAGCGGCGCCTGGCCCTGAGCTTCCGCGTCGCGCTGGCGGCGTTGGACGGACGGCAGGCGGCGCGCGACAGCGTGCGCCAGCTGGCGTGGCTGGCCGATGAAGTCGTGCGCGTCGTCCTGCAGGTGGCGACGCGCGATGTCGTCGCCGCGCACGGCACGGTGCCGGACGGACGCTTCGCCATCGTGGGCTACGGCAGCCTGGGCGGTGAGGAGCTGGGTTTCGGTTCCGATCTGGATCTGGTGTTCCTGTTCGATGCGCCGGCCGGTGCGGAGTCGAACGGAACGCGTGCGCTCGAAGCCGGGCGCTGGTATGCGCGGCTGGCGCAGAAGATCGTCGCCCTGCTCGGCGCGGTCACCGCGGCGGGCCGGCTGTACGACGTCGATGTGCGCCTGCGTCCGGACGGTGCGAAAGGACTGCTGGTGTCGTCGCTGGCCAGCTTCACCGAATACCAGCGCGATCGTGCGTGGACCTGGGAGCACCAGGCGCTGGTACGCGCGCGCGCGATGGCGGGCGACCTGTCGCTGCGCGATGCGTTCGAAGCGATCCACAGCACCACGCTGGCGGCGACGCGCGATGCGGAGGGCCTGCGCGCCGAGGTGGTGAAGATGCGCGCGCGCATGCGCGCGGAACTCGACCGCAGCGATGCCGCGCGCTTCGATCTCAAGCAGGGCGCCGGTGGCCTGGTCGACCTCGAGTTCCTGCTGCAGTACCTGGTGCTGCGCGATGCCGGCCGTCGCCCCGGCCTGCAGCGCCCGCGCGATACGCCGGGCCTGCTGGTCGCGCTCGCGGAAGCCGGGGTGCTGTCGCTGGAGCAGGCGGCCGCGCTGGATGCCGTGCATGCGACCTTCGTGGCCGAGGGGCTGGCCTGCACGCTGGACCGGCGTCCACGCCTGCTGGTGGAGAACGCTGCGCTGGCCGCCGCGCGTGCGCTCGTGATGCGGACGACGTCAGCGCATGGCCTGGATTTCGACGCGACGGCCTGA
- a CDS encoding mitochondrial fission ELM1 family protein: MTADSTRLCTLTDGHAGNVRQAQALARALGQAAQDIVLARHAPWRWLAPRKLPGSAQAFGPAFRAAWDAPPALAIGCGRQAALATRLLRERGSRVIQILDPRIDPSHWDLVIAPAHDGLTGPNVLTLLGSLNPVDEAWLTDAREAFPAFAALPSPRTAILVGGGSAHYAFDIAAFERLAARLNEAATDGSLLVTTSRRTPADVVAALRQRFASRADTVLWCDASDGPNPYAGLLAWADRIVCTPDSVNMLSEACATAAPVQVFEPERVGGRPRRFLDALQQRGRIRALNGAIAPFAVEPLRETARIAADVHARLMR, from the coding sequence GTGACGGCCGATTCGACCCGCCTCTGCACGCTCACCGACGGCCATGCCGGCAACGTGCGCCAGGCGCAGGCGCTGGCACGCGCGCTGGGTCAGGCCGCACAGGACATCGTGCTGGCCCGGCACGCGCCCTGGCGCTGGCTGGCACCGAGAAAACTGCCCGGCAGCGCGCAGGCCTTCGGCCCCGCGTTCCGCGCCGCCTGGGACGCGCCGCCCGCGCTGGCCATCGGCTGCGGTCGCCAGGCCGCGCTGGCGACGCGCCTGCTGCGCGAGCGCGGCAGCCGCGTGATCCAGATCCTCGACCCGCGCATCGATCCCTCGCATTGGGACCTGGTCATCGCGCCGGCGCACGACGGACTCACCGGCCCAAACGTACTCACCCTGCTCGGCAGCCTGAATCCGGTGGACGAGGCGTGGCTGACCGATGCGCGCGAGGCGTTCCCGGCGTTCGCCGCCCTGCCCTCACCGCGCACGGCGATCCTGGTCGGTGGCGGCAGTGCGCACTACGCCTTCGACATCGCCGCGTTCGAGCGCCTCGCCGCCCGTCTCAATGAGGCCGCGACGGATGGAAGCCTGCTGGTGACGACCTCGCGCCGCACGCCGGCCGATGTCGTCGCCGCGCTTCGCCAACGTTTCGCATCGCGCGCCGATACGGTGCTCTGGTGCGATGCGTCCGACGGCCCCAATCCCTATGCCGGCCTGCTGGCCTGGGCCGACCGCATCGTCTGCACGCCGGATTCGGTCAACATGCTGTCCGAAGCTTGCGCCACCGCGGCACCGGTGCAGGTGTTCGAACCGGAACGCGTCGGCGGGCGCCCGCGTCGCTTCCTGGACGCCTTGCAGCAGCGTGGACGCATCCGCGCCTTGAACGGCGCGATCGCACCGTTCGCCGTCGAACCGCTGCGGGAAACCGCGCGCATCGCAGCGGACGTGCACGCACGACTGATGCGCTGA
- a CDS encoding malonic semialdehyde reductase, with protein MPQALDAASLDQLFRTARTYNAFGGEVSDETLRQLYDLLKFGPTQANTTPARFVFVKSAEAKAKLGPALDEGNYAKTMAAPVTVIIGRDEDFHEKLPFLFPHTDAKAWFDGPRENRGKPALRNASLQAGYLILAARALGLDAGPMTGFNSAKVDDAFFAGTAIKSDILVNLGHGDPASLFPRSPRLGFDEAARIL; from the coding sequence ATGCCCCAAGCCCTCGACGCCGCTTCGCTGGACCAGCTGTTCCGCACCGCCCGCACCTACAACGCCTTCGGTGGCGAGGTCAGCGACGAGACGCTGCGCCAGCTGTACGACCTGCTGAAGTTCGGCCCCACCCAGGCCAACACCACCCCGGCCCGCTTCGTGTTCGTGAAGTCCGCCGAGGCCAAGGCCAAGCTGGGTCCGGCGCTGGACGAGGGCAACTACGCCAAGACGATGGCGGCGCCGGTCACGGTGATCATCGGCCGCGATGAAGACTTCCACGAGAAGCTGCCGTTCCTGTTCCCGCATACCGACGCCAAGGCCTGGTTCGACGGCCCGCGCGAGAACCGCGGCAAGCCTGCGCTGCGCAACGCCAGCCTGCAGGCGGGCTACCTGATCCTCGCCGCGCGTGCGCTCGGCCTGGACGCGGGGCCGATGACCGGCTTCAACAGCGCCAAGGTCGACGACGCGTTCTTCGCCGGCACCGCGATCAAGTCCGACATCCTGGTCAATCTGGGCCATGGCGACCCCGCCAGCCTTTTCCCGCGTTCCCCGCGCCTGGGCTTCGACGAAGCCGCACGCATCCTCTGA
- a CDS encoding YceI family protein, with the protein MRKTLLVAALFAFAGSAFAAPVTYKLDPGHTNVLASWNHFGFSNPSANFGQADGTLVYDADKVSASSVQVTLPLTGLSALADQFYDHLTSDKWFDAAKYPTATFKSTKVEAAGEGKLKVTGDLTIKGITKSVVLDVTLNKAGEHPMKKVPAIGFDATATVKRSDFGVGAYAPMVSDDVTLKITTEATADAKK; encoded by the coding sequence ATGCGCAAGACCCTGCTCGTCGCCGCTTTGTTCGCCTTCGCCGGTTCCGCCTTCGCCGCGCCGGTGACCTACAAGCTCGACCCCGGCCACACCAATGTGCTGGCCAGCTGGAACCACTTCGGCTTTTCCAACCCGAGCGCCAACTTCGGCCAGGCCGACGGCACCCTGGTGTATGACGCCGACAAGGTGTCCGCCTCGAGCGTGCAGGTCACCCTGCCGCTGACCGGCCTGAGCGCGCTGGCCGACCAGTTCTACGACCATCTGACCAGCGACAAGTGGTTCGATGCCGCCAAGTACCCCACCGCCACCTTCAAGAGCACCAAGGTCGAGGCCGCGGGCGAAGGCAAGCTGAAGGTGACCGGCGACCTGACCATCAAGGGCATCACCAAGTCCGTCGTGCTGGACGTGACCCTGAACAAGGCCGGCGAGCACCCGATGAAGAAGGTGCCGGCGATCGGCTTCGACGCCACCGCCACCGTCAAGCGCAGCGATTTCGGCGTGGGTGCGTACGCGCCGATGGTGAGCGACGACGTGACGCTGAAGATCACCACCGAAGCGACGGCCGACGCGAAGAAGTAA
- a CDS encoding zinc-finger domain-containing protein gives MSQTATAPANAEKRYTVSRADLPLSCPLPSMALWNSHPRVYLPIEDAPGGDVQCPYCGSHFVLAD, from the coding sequence ATGAGCCAGACCGCCACCGCGCCCGCCAACGCCGAGAAGCGCTACACCGTGAGCCGCGCGGACCTGCCGCTGAGCTGCCCGCTGCCGTCGATGGCGCTGTGGAATTCGCACCCGCGCGTCTACCTGCCCATCGAGGACGCGCCGGGTGGCGACGTGCAGTGCCCGTACTGCGGTTCGCATTTCGTCCTGGCCGACTGA